One Streptomyces dangxiongensis genomic window, GCCACCGGCGCCTGCTCCGGGACTGGGCCGGGACCATGCCGCTGCAAGCCCTCGTGGTGGCGGCCCAGCAGAGCACCGAGATCGCGCACCTGGTCGAGCGGGAGATCCGTCCCTTGGAGGTGCTCGCCGTCCACCCACGGCAGGACGCAGTAGCCGTGACCACCGACTTCCGCCACGAGGTCACCGTTGGCCGCGCTCAGCGGCGCTGGCACGGGGATGCCCTCGCGAGCCAGGTCCAGGAGGACCGCAAGGTTCCTGCGGACCTTCGGCAGAGGAACGTCTGTGATCTCCTTGAGCGCGAACACTCCAGCAGCGGTCACAAGGCGCCAGTTCCGGTTCATCAGGCCGTGGGCAAGGAACCGCCGATCACTCACCGCGCCCAGCCCGAACGCGTCGGACAGGCTAGGCAGCACTGCCGTCAGGGCATCTTCTCGAGTCGTATCCGTCACCCCCAGCACGGTACGCCGACCCCGAATCCCGCACCCGAATTCGTCACCCAGATCCCCACTGAGAGTCGGAGGGAGAGGCGAGCCGAGATCGCTCCCGCCACCAGCTCGCCTGACTCCGCCCGTGGCGGAGCCGGAACAGTCCTGGCGGCCTCACTACCCTGACCGACGGACCACCCGCGGCCGCACGACGATCGGGAGACCATGACGACGCCCTCCACCGCCCGGATCGAGGACCTCCTGCAGACCGGCGTTCGCGAGGAGATCTACCCCGGCGCGGTCTGGGCGGTCGGGGACGCCGATGGCATCCGCGCGAGCGGAGCCGTCGGCCTCCTCGACCCCGACCGGCCCGACGAACCCATGCGGCTGGACACCGTCTTCGACGTGGCCAGCCTCACCAAGATCCTCGCCGTCTGGTCCACGATCGGCACGCTCACCGACGAGGGCAAACTCGACCTCCACGCGCCTCTGGACACCTTCTGGGACGAGGTCGCCGGCCACCCCCTGGGCCGGGCCACGGCCCACCACCTCCTGACGCACACCGCGGGCCTGCCCCTGCGCGCCAACCTGAAGAACCTCTACGGCACCGACCCCCAGGACATCCGCGATGGCGTCCTCCACGAAGTCCTCCACCGCCCGCCGGGCGAGGCCGTCGAGTACACCGACCGGGCCGCCCTCGTCCTCGGCTACCTCGCCGAGCACCTCTCGGGCCAGCCCCTGGACCGGCTCGCCACCGACCGAGTCTGGCACCCCGTCGGCATGACCCGAACCTGCTTCGGCCCCCTACCCTCCACCGAGACGGCCCGCTGCGCCCCCACCGAGTACGACGAGACCACCGGCACCCACCTCAAGGGCACCGCCCACGACTTCTCCGCTCGCCTCCACGGCGGCGTCTGCGGCATCGCCGGCACCTTCTCCGTCCTCGACGACCTTGCCCTCTTCCTCCGCCACATGCTCAACCCCACCCAGGCCACCTTCGGCCCCAGCTGGGTCAAGGAGTCCCTCCGCATCCAAACAGGCGGCCTCACCCCCACCCGCGGCCTCTTCTGGCACCCCGCGCCGGGCACGGAACCCGACCAGGAGATCTGGGTCCACTACGGCTTCACCGGCACCGGCATGTGGATCAGCCCCACCCAGGGGCGCTGGGCCACCCTCCTCACCAACAAGCTCCGCTTCAGCCGAGACCGCGAACCCCTCACCAAGATCCGCAACGCGTACCGCGCCTCCGCCTTCTCATAGAAGGTGTCCTCGCCCAGCCACCGCCAAAGCGGTCCGGGCCCAGCTCGACACCGGCGCGAACATGCTCGTCTGCCCAGTTCCCCAAGGTCAAAGAGATGTTGCTGGGGGCAAAGGAGAATCTGCCGCGTTCGCGGACGTCCCCAACCACTGGAAGCAGGTCCAGTCGACCAACCCGCTCGAACGTCGGAATCGGGAGATTAGGCGACGCTCCGAAGTCGTCCAGGTCTTCTCGAACGCCACCGCCGTGAACCGTCTGGCCACCGCCGTCCTCGTCGAGCTCGACGCCGAGTAGATCGCCTTCTCGCGCCACTATTTTCTCAATCGAGAGCATGGACAGCCGCTATCCAGGCGACATCACTTGCCTGTCCGGCACTACCCAAAGGTCAGTTACAGCGCGCCAAGGAGCATGACCACGAAGGACTTCCTCAAGATGGGGCAAGTTCAGCTCAATGGTGCAAAGTTGACATGTCTTCTTGGGGGCATCAGGTGAAGGCGCGCCCGCTAGTGTCGTCGGGCGCATGGAGTTCACTTGGAGAGGGCGCCTGGGCGAAGGCGTACAACTCGTCAAGTGACAGCCCAAGTTCGGCAGCCAAGGCGGCCACCGTGAAGAACTCCGGTGTGGAAGTACGGCCCTTTTCGATGCTTCGCACGGTATCAACTGAAATCCCTGCACCGCGGGCGACAGCCTCTGCCGATCGCCCAGAGGCGCGGCGGGCCTGCGTCAAGCGGGCGGCAAGCATGTACCCGCGGTGCTTGGCTGCGGGATCGAGCCTCCTTCGCGGCATGGGTGTAAGTATACCTGTATAGTTACACCCATGACGGTGACCGCAGCGGCTCCTTCCCTCAGCTGGCCTGAAGATGTGCTGCGGCTGAACGCCGTCTGCCCGTACTACACGATGTTTCCGCTGGACTTTCCGCTCCAGCAGCTTGCCGCGCACCCCGAAGCCACGCGCGTACTGGACCCGTTCTGCGGACGGGGCACCACACTGTATGCCGCCCGCCTGGTTGGACTGCCGTCCGTGGGCATCGACATAAACCCGGTAGCTGCCTCCATCGCCCAAGCCAAACTCATCCAGGTCACGCCGGGAGCCGTAGTTCGGCTCGCCAGGCAGATCCTCGGCGGTGCGATGCAGGGCAAGGCACCCGAAGGCGACTTCTGGCAGTGGTGCTTCGAGCGCGAGACGCTGCGCGAGCTCGTGACATTGCGCGAGTCCTTGCTGGAGATGACTACGCCGACGGCGGCCATGCTGCGGGCGGTCATGCTGGGTATCCTGCACGGACCGCGTAACAAGAACCTACCTTCGTATCTGTCGAACCAGATGCCACGCACCTACGCTTCCAAGCCCGCCTACGCAGTGAAGTTCTGGGCCCAGCGAGACATGCAGCCGGTACGCGTCCCGACCCTTGAGGTCATCGAACGGCGGGCCAAACGCCTGCTGGATGCGGCCCCACTCGCCCAAGGCGGGAAGGTCTACCTGGGTGACTCTGTCGAGACTCTGGATGGGCTGCGGCAAAAGTTCGATCTCGTGGTTACGTCGCCCCCCTACTACGGCATGCGTACCTACGTTTCCGATCAGTGGCTGCGCTCGTGGTTCCTCGGCGGCCCCCCGGAGGTCCCGTACGGCTCGCACGGGCAGATCGCCCGCCAGCCGAATCAGGAGGCGTTCATCCAGGCCCTGGCCGAGGTGTGGGCCGCTGCCGCTCGCCGATGCAACCAGGGTGCCCGGCTGGCGATCCGTTTCGGCGCCCTGCCGTCGGCCCGTACTGATCCGGAACAGATGCTGCTGGCCTCCGTGAGGGAGTCGAAGGCCGGGTGGGCCGTCAAGGAGGTCCGTCAGGCCGGCACCCCGGTCAAACGGAAGAGGCAGGCTGAGCAGTTCGGCAAGGCCGGCAACGCCATCGAGGAGATCGACCTCATCGCCGAGTTGATCGGCCTGCCTCGCTGACACCGTAACTCGGTTACTTTTCACAACTACATGACGCGCTGTCAGTGCCCCATGCCATCCTGTGGGGGCCAGACGAGTGAACCACTCGCCTGTGACAGCACGAGCGTGGTGTGGGGGAGAGGCATGTTCGACGCGGACCAGATCAAACAGCTCAAGCAGCTGATTGGCGATCAGGTCGAAGCTGGCCGCGCGGAACTGGACAAACTGGTCGACCAGACCCGTGCAATCCGCTCCGACGTCCGGGTGATCAGGCCCCGCGCGGCGACGTCGGTCGCACTGATGGCGTCGGACGGCGGTAACAACAAGGTCGCCTTCAACCCCTTCTACCTTCAGGTCGTCCGTGTCGTTGACTCCAGCGGCAAAGAGCTGTGCATGGAGGTGGTCGCCCCGATCTCCGATATCGACGCTCTCAGCAGGCGCCAGTTCCATGAGGACGGCAGTCCGAGCACGGCCCTGGGCAGGATGATGCATGGGCTGGGTGTCGAAAGGCTCCAAGACCTGTCGCCGATGATGTCGGGAAAATCCCCCAGCTGGGTACAGGTCTTCCGGGATCTGTGTGAGTGGGCCACGCTGTACGACCTCGTCTGCCACCGCGACTACGCGGTCGACACCCTGATCGTCCGCGACGGCCTGCTGCGCGCCAAGATCTTCAAAGGCGAGCTGTTCGTGAAGATGGGCGAGCTGATGTACGAGGCCATCGAGCGCATCTACCGCCGCGACCGGCGCAAGGTGTGGCTGGTGGGACTGGCGAAGAAGACTCAGGTTCTTGAGTACTACCGCCTGGCGATCTCGCTGTCCGGCGTCTTCGACAACGGCGCCGCCTGCTTCGCCAAGGTTCCCGCAGCGATGCTGGACGAGGTGTACCTCTGGGATGAGTACACGAGGGACATCGAGGACGATTCAACGGGCGAGAAGCCGAAGTTCAACATCGGATCGATGTACTTCGTCCGCTTCGGCCCATACTCCGGCGATCCCATCTGGACCGTGGACGTCATGTCCCGCCAGGACAAGGAAGCCCAGGCGATCTTCGGCTATCTGCAGGCCGACGCGGTAGCCGGCTTCCCCATCCCGCTCTATCCCAACTGCATCCAGCAGGCCGACAGCTTCTCCCGTGTCGCCGACCTGGACATGGACATCATCGAAGACCAACTCGTCGATGCCGTGCGAGACCAAGTTGGCGAGGACAAGGCCCCGATCATCGACGCCTTGCGGCTGGCCTCCGACGTGGCCGCCCGCCGCTACGAGTAGCACCATCTTCTGTCCGTCCCGCCTCCTGTGGAGCAAGAACCGACATGAGCCTGTTCGAGCGCGACAAAGTCGTCGGCACATTCCGCGGATTCGCCGAGAGTGGCATGGAGTTCCACGCCGATCTCGTGCTGCCGCACCACGACGACTTTCAGACCATGGCCATGCATGGCCAGTTCGTCCTTGTCCAGCTCGAACACGAGCGTGAGGCGATCCTCGGACGGATCACCACCATCTCTTCGCAGGGTCGTCTGGTGTCCCCCATCGGCGAGGACTACGCCACCCGCGCCGTGCGCGACCAGCGTCCAATCCCCGACGAGCTGCGTGAGCGCTACCTGAAGTACAAGGTCGACATCCGCATCCTCGGCGTTCTCCGTATGGAGGGCGACAAGCACATCTTCGTCCCCAGCCACCGACGCCTCCCGCATGTCGGCGCCCAAGTCGCGCTCCTGGGAGACGACCTGCTCGCCGAGGTCGTCAACGCCAAGGACACCGACGACGGCGCGGTGCCCATCGGCTACCTCGCCTTCGGTGAATTCGTCTACGCCGGCAATGACAAACGCGTGGGGGACACCTCCTGGATGCAGATCCAGCAGCCCGCGATCATGCCGACGTTCCAGATCGACAAACTCGTCGCTCGCCGCAGCTTCGTCTTCGCCCGCGCTGGCTTCGGCAAGTCGAACCTGGTCAAGCTCCTCTTCTCCGCTCTATACGAACACCAGCCCACCGTTCCGCGCCGCTCCGGCGAGGCCCCTGTCGGCACGATCATCTTCGACCCGGACGGTGAGTACTTCTGGCCCGACTTCAAGGGCCGCCCCGCCCTGTGCGACGTACCCCACCTGCGCGACAAGCTCGTGGTCTTCACCAACCGCAAGGGCCCCAGCGACTTCTACCAGTCGTTCGTCGTCAACGGTGTCAAGCTGAACATCAAGGAACTGCAGGCCTCGCGCGTGCTGGGTATCGCGCTGCCGCCGGAGAAACAGGACCAACAGAATGTCGTCAAGCTCAAGTCTCTCGACGGGCCCAGGTGGGGCCGTCTGGTTGACCTGATCCACCGCGAGAAGTACGGAGCCGACCGCGATCAGGTCCGGGAGATCCTGCACCTCGACCCCAGCCAGGAGGCCGAGACCAACGCCGCGATCGGCAACATGACCCGGGTCGTCAACGCGCTCCACGACCCCGACAGCCAGCTCCTGAGCGCTCTGAAGGACTGCCTGTCCCAGGGCAAGCTCTGCGTGGTGGACATCTCTCAGATGCGGGGCTCTCAGGGTCTCCAGCTCGCCGGCGTGATCCTCGGGGACATCTTCGAGCACAACCAGAACCAGTTCACTGAGGCCGACCCCAAGTCCATCCCCACCATCGCCGTCATCGAGGAGGCTCAGTCCGTCCTCGGCGGCTCCAGCCAAAGCGAGGACGGCCCCTTCGTATCCTGGGTGAAGGAAGGCCGCAAGTACGATCTCGGCGCCCTGCTCATCACGCAGCAACCGGGCAGCCTCCCGCAGGAACTCCTCAGCCAGGGCGACAACTTCTTCGTCTTCCACCTGCTCTCGCAGGGCGACCTGCTCTCCCTGAAGAAGGCCAACGCCCACTTCTCCGAGGACCTGCTGGCCACCTTGCTCAACGAGCCGCTCGTCGGCAACGGTATCTACTGGTCCAGCGCACCTGGCACCGACCGCCACTCACGCCCCTACCCCGTATCCGTGCGAGTCCTCAGCTTCGAGGACTCGTACAAGATGGCCGACCCCGACTACTCGCTCCCGACCCCCGACAGTTTCGCCGCCAAGTCCCGGACCGCCGTCGAAGGACGACGTTCTGAAGCGCGGGCCGCCTCGGCCAGCCTTGCCGCGACCCACCCCCAGGGCGCCACCAGCGCGGCGGCTGGG contains:
- a CDS encoding serine hydrolase domain-containing protein — its product is MTTPSTARIEDLLQTGVREEIYPGAVWAVGDADGIRASGAVGLLDPDRPDEPMRLDTVFDVASLTKILAVWSTIGTLTDEGKLDLHAPLDTFWDEVAGHPLGRATAHHLLTHTAGLPLRANLKNLYGTDPQDIRDGVLHEVLHRPPGEAVEYTDRAALVLGYLAEHLSGQPLDRLATDRVWHPVGMTRTCFGPLPSTETARCAPTEYDETTGTHLKGTAHDFSARLHGGVCGIAGTFSVLDDLALFLRHMLNPTQATFGPSWVKESLRIQTGGLTPTRGLFWHPAPGTEPDQEIWVHYGFTGTGMWISPTQGRWATLLTNKLRFSRDREPLTKIRNAYRASAFS
- a CDS encoding transposase, encoding MLVCPVPQGQRDVAGGKGESAAFADVPNHWKQVQSTNPLERRNREIRRRSEVVQVFSNATAVNRLATAVLVELDAE
- a CDS encoding helix-turn-helix domain-containing protein, which gives rise to MPRRRLDPAAKHRGYMLAARLTQARRASGRSAEAVARGAGISVDTVRSIEKGRTSTPEFFTVAALAAELGLSLDELYAFAQAPSPSELHAPDDTSGRAFT
- a CDS encoding DNA methyltransferase, giving the protein MTVTAAAPSLSWPEDVLRLNAVCPYYTMFPLDFPLQQLAAHPEATRVLDPFCGRGTTLYAARLVGLPSVGIDINPVAASIAQAKLIQVTPGAVVRLARQILGGAMQGKAPEGDFWQWCFERETLRELVTLRESLLEMTTPTAAMLRAVMLGILHGPRNKNLPSYLSNQMPRTYASKPAYAVKFWAQRDMQPVRVPTLEVIERRAKRLLDAAPLAQGGKVYLGDSVETLDGLRQKFDLVVTSPPYYGMRTYVSDQWLRSWFLGGPPEVPYGSHGQIARQPNQEAFIQALAEVWAAAARRCNQGARLAIRFGALPSARTDPEQMLLASVRESKAGWAVKEVRQAGTPVKRKRQAEQFGKAGNAIEEIDLIAELIGLPR
- a CDS encoding ATP-binding protein, which produces MSLFERDKVVGTFRGFAESGMEFHADLVLPHHDDFQTMAMHGQFVLVQLEHEREAILGRITTISSQGRLVSPIGEDYATRAVRDQRPIPDELRERYLKYKVDIRILGVLRMEGDKHIFVPSHRRLPHVGAQVALLGDDLLAEVVNAKDTDDGAVPIGYLAFGEFVYAGNDKRVGDTSWMQIQQPAIMPTFQIDKLVARRSFVFARAGFGKSNLVKLLFSALYEHQPTVPRRSGEAPVGTIIFDPDGEYFWPDFKGRPALCDVPHLRDKLVVFTNRKGPSDFYQSFVVNGVKLNIKELQASRVLGIALPPEKQDQQNVVKLKSLDGPRWGRLVDLIHREKYGADRDQVREILHLDPSQEAETNAAIGNMTRVVNALHDPDSQLLSALKDCLSQGKLCVVDISQMRGSQGLQLAGVILGDIFEHNQNQFTEADPKSIPTIAVIEEAQSVLGGSSQSEDGPFVSWVKEGRKYDLGALLITQQPGSLPQELLSQGDNFFVFHLLSQGDLLSLKKANAHFSEDLLATLLNEPLVGNGIYWSSAPGTDRHSRPYPVSVRVLSFEDSYKMADPDYSLPTPDSFAAKSRTAVEGRRSEARAASASLAATHPQGATSAAAGADIAWDDSAIAIVHLRDNKPEFHKMIDTPRGIKWGRVAHLLAEKAPAHAQRDGSAFAWGNSLVKQAVDQLYPDQWTSVPREDEKKPGTFPKFIMLREHAPKEESKIEQALSDALFDTAQTEEEPPF